In a genomic window of Mus pahari chromosome 8, PAHARI_EIJ_v1.1, whole genome shotgun sequence:
- the Trim35 gene encoding tripartite motif-containing protein 35, giving the protein MKAATPVVVTAAAPAMEPGPSVSPGPSRSFKEELLCAVCYDPFRDAVTLRCGHNFCRRCVSGCWEVQTTPSCPVCKERAVPGELRTNHTLNNLVETLLREEAEGARWTGRRSPRPCRAHRAPLTLFCLEDKELLCCACQADARHQEHRVQPIKDTAQDFRAKCKNMEHVLREKAKAFWTLRRTYEAIAKHNEVQTTWLEGRIRDEFDKLRDFLRVEEQATLDAMKEESRKKHLQAEEKMKQLAEQTEALAREIERLQMEMKEDDMTFLMKHKSRKRRLFCTVEPAPLQPGLLMDACKYLESLQYRVWKKMLGSVESVPFSLDPNTAAGWLKVADDLTSVINHGYRVQVENPERFSSAPCLLGSQVFSKGSHSWEVDVGGLPTWRVGVVRVQAHAQAQAQADVGGEGHSHSCYHDTRSGFWYLCRTQGVDGDHCMTSDTATAPLVQAMPRRLRVELECEEGELSFYDSERHCHLYTFHAHFGEVRPYFYLGASRGDGPPEPLRICHLRVSIKEELDI; this is encoded by the exons ATGAAGGCGGCGACACCGGTGGTGGTGACGGCGGCTGCTCCTGCGATGGAGCCGGGCCCCTCTGTGTCCCCGGGGCCTTCGCGCTCCTTCAAAGAGGAGCTGCTGTGTGCCGTGTGCTACGATCCGTTCCGCGACGCAGTGACATTGCGCTGTGGCCACAACTTCTGCCGCCGGTGCGTGAGCGGCTGCTGGGAGGTGCAGACGACGCCTTCGTGTCCGGTGTGCAAGGAACGAGCGGTGCCCGGGGAGCTGCGCACCAACCACACGCTCAACAACCTGGTGGAGACCTTGCTGCGCGAGGAGGCTGAGGGCGCGCGCTGGACCGGTCGCCGGTCCCCGCGCCCCTGCCGCGCGCACCGTGCCCCGCTCACGCTCTTCTGCCTGGAGGACAAGgagctgctgtgctgtgcttgcCAGGCCGACGCCCGGCACCAGGAGCATCGTGTGCAGCCCATCAAGGACACTGCGCAAGACTTCCGG GCCAAGTGTAAGAACATGGAGCATGTGCTGCGAGAGAAAGCCAAGGCCTTCTGGACCCTGAGGCGCACCTATGAGGCCATTGCCAAGCACAATGAG GTGCAGACGACTTGGCTGGAAGGCCGCATCCGGGATGAGTTTGACAAGCTCCGTGATTTCCTGAGGGTGGAGGAACAGGCCACCTTGGATGCCATGAaggaagagagcagaaagaagcaCCTGCAGGCTGAGGAGAAGATGAAGCAGCTGGCAGAACAGACCGAGGCGCTGGCTCGGGAGATTGAGCGTCTGCAGATGGAGATGAAGGAAGATGACATGACCTTCCTCATG aaacatAAGAGCCGAAAACGCCG GCTCTTCTGCACCGTGGAGCCAGCTCCTCTCCAGCCTGGCTTGCTAATGGATGCATGCAAGTATCTGGAGTCCCTGCAGTACCGAGTCTGGAAGAAGATGCTCGGGTCCGTCGAATCTG tGCCCTTCAGCTTGGATCCCAACACAGCTGCTGGCTGGCTCAAGGTGGCTGATGACCTCACGAGTGTCATCAACCATGGCTACCGTGTGCAAGTGGAGAATCCAGAGCGCTTCTCCTCGGCACCCTGCCTGCTGGGCTCTCAAGTGTTCTCGAAGGGCTCCCACTCTTGGGAGGTGGATGTGGGTGGCCTGCCGACCTGGCGAGTGGGTGTGGTGCGGGTgcaggcacatgcacaggcacaggctCAGGCTGATGTAGGTGGTGAAGGCCACTCACACAGCTGCTACCACGATACACGCTCTGGCTTCTGGTACCTGTGCCGCACGCAGGGTGTGGATGGAGATCACTGCATGACTTCCGACACCGCCACAGCCCCTCTGGTCCAGGCCATGCCGCGCCGTCTGCGTGTGGAGCTGGAGTGTGAGGAGGGTGAGCTGTCCTTCTATGACTCTGAGCGCCACTGCCATCTGTACACCTTCCATGCCCACTTTGGGGAGGTGAGACCCTACTTCTACCTGGGGGCCTCTCGAGGTGACGGTCCTCCGGAACCTCTGCGCATCTGCCACCTACGTGTCTCCATCAAAGAAGAGCTGGACATCTGA